From the Leishmania donovani BPK282A1 complete genome, chromosome 30 genome, one window contains:
- a CDS encoding DREV methyltransferase, putative, which translates to MQGLSKDLQLYISGHRGRPALIYEPRTSLVEPSLLQLFEACNCDAETTAFLIRSRNMSVWKLMLADFLSVFLSRTTAQGMAGRGMMFVYSTEQIRRLLRPPQAPLVSPLPPDFQFDSLLDIGAGDGGVTANIAPLFKKVYVTEFSASMRWRLRRRGYEVLPHDDPFHMNTAERLLDRRYFDVIACNNVLDRADMPETLLREMRDSLKPNGLLVLAVVLPWCPFVEDGPRQKRPSEILPMQGGECCRGASFEQSMSKLVENVLVPMGFEVVRWTRLPYLCEGNLRIEYAVLNDAVFILRKRGDVESRA; encoded by the coding sequence ATGCAGGGACTCTCGAAGGATCTGCAGCTGTACATCAGCGGTCATCGCGGCCGCCCAGCACTCATCTACGAGCCGAGGACGAGCCTTGTCGAGCCCTCCCTTCTGCAACTGTTCGAGGCGTGCAACTGCGACGCGGAAACGACAGCCTTTCTTATCCGCTCCCGAAACATGAGCGTGTGGAAGCTGATGTTGGCGGActtcctctctgtctttctttcgcgcaccaccgcgcaaGGCATGGCCGGACGTGGTATGATGTTCGTGTACTCGACGGAGCAGATCCGGCGCTTGCTGCGACCGCCGCAAGCGCCACTCGTGTCCCCGCTGCCACCGGACTTCCAGTTCGATAGCCTCCTCGacatcggcgccggcgatggcggcgtgaCGGCAAATATCGCCCCTCTATTCAAGAAGGTGTACGTGACGGAGTTTTCGGCATcgatgcggtggcggctgcgtcgccgcggctacgaggtgctgccgcaTGATGACCCCTTTCACATGAACACTGCGGAGAGGCTGCTGGACCGCCGCTACTTTGATGTGATCGCGTGCAACAACGTGCTCGACCGCGCTGACATGCCAGAGACACTCCTGCGGGAGATGCGGGACTCGCTCAAGCCTAACGGCCTCCTGGTGCTCGCAGTCGTTCTGCCATGGTGCCCGTTCGTCGAGGACGGCCCGCGGCAGAAGAGGCCCAGCGAGATTCTCCCAATGCAGGGCGGGgagtgctgccgcggtgcctCCTTCGAGCAGTCCATGTCGAAGTTGGTCGAGAACGTGCTGGTGCCAATGGGCTTCGAGGTCGTTCGCTGGACCAGGCTCCCCTACCTATGTGAGGGCAACCTCCGCATCGAGTATGCAGTGCTAAACGACGCCGTGTTTATCCTGCGTAAGAGAGGTGATGTCGAGAGCCGTGCGTAG